The Bacteroidales bacterium WCE2008 genome includes a region encoding these proteins:
- a CDS encoding Alpha-2-macroglobulin family protein → MRPILVITSVVAAFLLVTSFSFGNKMESLWKKYDDYSKKDLPKEKAEILDRIIAEATQRRLPYDFYKAVTSAHENRIDVNWKEREAADSILKAQVSAFDYPIVTYSWMSEFQGASAAEKLSFIKEKRPFMESVRNDDFYRDSEFKTVVGFANDYEYALWDTCNWGDSGFLDLKDHWKGRYPGEGYLEYLEACRASDKKGALTALVGKYQDKAIGLFPEAELLSMEFDSLDGDKSADIPKYKDLSSRCNAFERKRKAFKGKEKSIASPITNVRDLIKELNSSDVTCTFDGDSITVSMRNCEEATVSMYNETDGRLVGKPIHTFKFVSDGDHFYVWDKKTDMIPEISDGTYSIRYNSNRQKKWRKGSYNKYSLSIAYRHDSDGHKVYVTDAKTGKPLEAVTVTVYDSDRKVLSQENLALYGFTKMGEPVQRLIDNLKRDHVYLEAGYNDAKGLKKSSGRLYVEKEHDAWITYAEDVVGCQVLKSKPFYKPGETLDYKLILFVKGKSTHVLPDEKIKVSLLDPEGKKIEETELVTDEFGAVMGKFVIPTGRRNGHYCLEVSQKGRELCSEFFNVDEYELPSFVIDFDESHKLWNEGDTVKVTGRVSSYSGHSLSGASVRAVLYETRYGSASHPVECSLNDDGTFVLSFVAKYGYSRVSLRISDVTGETVSKEYYINIPRWKYVSVSVSNKVDGRFDKSGLCKIIRDDFAKVTFILDGHFEDVPIEYTLTDSEGKELTKGTALSGREFNLDLSPYKGDLFNIKSGHASMAILRLKHDAKYLDAPVSGLFINGESEVSRGEDVTLMLGSGTGPVWAVATLYGYEGKVLRMQMIQMEGCRGKEGSLVQVRMPYLDSYPDHVVMQVFYFKDNTSYSHYQNYSRKKEKEDLFVDFSSFMDRTLPADQCRFSMKTRPGVDVAVSIYEKAMDGISSGSSGFEQPIYLSEILPEYSRIKTHEGSSFGFGGELVYEEAVAIGFGMSNSRGLRMSATKASGVHEDSFVAAEQEVVSFSIPDRNQSISDGAEPAIRSDFADALCFLPSLRPDADGKVSFEFNASDKLSTFVVRAFAHDKKVRSAVASRDMVVSIPVKVSMLEPRFLYVGDMCNIVVNVSADSESPASGDLYLYVYPGKDHENLKPVAVHKKHLDIQAGKAASASFPFKASEVGEIGLKAVFDGGRYSDGMFVSVPVTEPVQTLTESHSKVILPGMDQKAAEKELRSRFVNVSGKDAEVRVVSILDMLTEAMPEEFDPKGDDVISLTSAYIVRKLSSRIVSPREAGDDALLEKIMACRNADGGFCWFAGMKSSEAVTSRVLERFARLRDRGISIPDMTESVKYLDKAHFDGDIPYWRGRLMDASYMYVRSMYPEVGFSRPESKAEKDRFDSFRKFAKHYLSPDAIGDYSARGDIYQKVQRLSVLSNLSSSDAGLDLAKAWGAGLFASYKVSMSMKAEVKSVLEYAVKHDGGGIYYPNAVMPFRGMLEDEAYMHSMICNLLSKTAPESEVADGIRIWLMLQKETQEWKASPAFVETLVTVLDGSESVLSTKVMALSANYSKPFSEIKSAGNGYKISKTYLKVGADGKPVELKGGESLAAGDKIIARYNIWSAENRSFVKLTAPREAAFSPVSQFSGYYWGGYREVRSDCTNYYFDSYPEEKTTIEEEFHVTRRGVFSAPVVSIESFYAPHYRANDKFFGKIVAD, encoded by the coding sequence ATGAGACCTATACTGGTGATCACTTCAGTAGTGGCGGCATTCTTGCTGGTCACTTCTTTTTCGTTTGGAAACAAAATGGAATCTTTGTGGAAAAAGTACGATGATTATTCGAAGAAGGATCTGCCGAAAGAGAAGGCAGAGATTCTTGACCGCATTATTGCGGAAGCTACGCAACGTCGTCTTCCGTATGATTTCTACAAGGCTGTCACTTCGGCTCACGAGAACCGGATCGACGTGAACTGGAAGGAGCGTGAGGCCGCTGACAGCATCCTGAAAGCGCAGGTCAGCGCTTTTGATTATCCTATTGTCACATACAGCTGGATGAGTGAGTTCCAGGGCGCATCCGCCGCGGAGAAACTGTCGTTCATAAAGGAAAAACGCCCATTTATGGAGTCTGTCAGGAACGATGACTTCTACCGTGACAGTGAGTTCAAGACTGTCGTCGGCTTTGCGAACGACTATGAATATGCGCTTTGGGATACCTGTAATTGGGGTGATTCGGGCTTTTTGGACTTGAAGGACCATTGGAAGGGCAGGTATCCCGGCGAAGGATATCTTGAATATCTGGAGGCCTGCCGCGCTTCGGACAAGAAGGGAGCCTTGACTGCTCTCGTCGGAAAGTATCAGGACAAGGCCATAGGCCTCTTCCCCGAGGCTGAACTGCTGTCTATGGAGTTTGACTCTTTGGATGGAGATAAGTCTGCTGATATTCCAAAGTATAAAGACTTGTCGAGTAGGTGTAATGCTTTCGAGAGGAAGAGGAAAGCCTTTAAAGGTAAAGAGAAATCGATCGCATCTCCTATTACTAATGTCAGGGATTTGATAAAAGAGCTTAACTCATCGGATGTTACCTGTACTTTTGACGGAGATAGCATAACGGTCAGTATGCGCAATTGCGAGGAAGCGACTGTTTCGATGTATAATGAAACTGACGGCCGTTTGGTCGGGAAGCCTATCCATACGTTCAAATTTGTCAGCGATGGCGATCACTTCTATGTGTGGGACAAGAAAACTGACATGATTCCGGAAATCTCTGACGGAACCTATTCTATAAGATACAATAGCAACAGACAGAAGAAGTGGAGGAAGGGCTCTTATAATAAGTATTCGTTGTCCATTGCATACCGCCATGATTCTGATGGCCATAAGGTGTATGTGACTGATGCCAAGACAGGTAAACCTTTGGAAGCAGTCACCGTAACCGTCTATGATTCTGATAGGAAAGTGCTCTCGCAAGAGAACCTTGCTCTTTATGGATTCACGAAAATGGGCGAACCTGTTCAACGCTTGATAGATAATTTGAAAAGGGATCATGTCTATCTGGAAGCAGGGTATAATGATGCAAAGGGACTGAAAAAATCTAGTGGAAGGCTCTATGTCGAAAAGGAACATGATGCGTGGATAACTTATGCTGAGGATGTGGTCGGATGTCAAGTGTTGAAAAGCAAGCCGTTTTATAAACCTGGTGAAACGTTAGATTACAAACTCATCCTCTTTGTGAAAGGGAAGAGTACTCATGTGCTTCCAGACGAGAAGATCAAGGTATCCTTGCTTGATCCGGAGGGGAAGAAAATCGAGGAGACGGAATTGGTTACGGATGAGTTTGGTGCAGTTATGGGCAAATTCGTAATTCCAACGGGAAGGCGGAATGGCCACTACTGTCTGGAGGTTAGTCAGAAAGGTCGGGAATTATGTTCGGAATTCTTTAATGTGGATGAATATGAGTTGCCATCTTTCGTGATTGATTTTGACGAGAGTCACAAGTTGTGGAACGAAGGTGATACGGTCAAGGTTACTGGACGAGTCTCTTCTTATTCCGGACATTCTCTGTCCGGCGCATCTGTGAGGGCTGTTCTTTACGAAACGCGATATGGTAGTGCTTCGCATCCGGTTGAGTGCTCCCTTAATGACGATGGCACTTTCGTGCTTTCGTTCGTTGCGAAGTACGGGTATTCCAGGGTTTCTCTGAGAATATCCGACGTTACAGGTGAAACTGTCAGCAAGGAGTATTACATCAATATCCCTAGGTGGAAATATGTCTCTGTCTCTGTGTCAAACAAGGTTGATGGCAGGTTTGATAAATCTGGCTTATGCAAAATTATACGGGATGATTTCGCTAAGGTTACATTTATACTGGATGGACATTTCGAGGATGTGCCTATTGAGTATACACTCACGGATTCTGAAGGAAAGGAACTGACTAAGGGAACAGCTCTTTCCGGACGCGAGTTCAACCTGGACTTGAGTCCGTACAAAGGGGATTTATTCAACATTAAATCGGGGCATGCCTCAATGGCTATATTGAGGTTGAAACATGATGCGAAGTATCTGGATGCGCCAGTTTCCGGTCTGTTCATAAACGGGGAAAGCGAAGTCTCACGCGGTGAGGACGTTACCCTTATGCTCGGTTCCGGGACAGGCCCTGTCTGGGCTGTCGCAACTTTATACGGATATGAAGGTAAAGTGCTCAGGATGCAGATGATCCAGATGGAGGGATGTCGCGGTAAGGAAGGCTCTCTTGTCCAGGTAAGGATGCCATATTTGGACTCATATCCGGATCATGTCGTCATGCAGGTGTTTTACTTCAAAGACAATACTTCTTATTCCCATTATCAGAATTATTCGCGAAAAAAGGAGAAAGAGGACCTGTTCGTGGACTTCTCATCTTTCATGGACAGGACGCTTCCGGCTGACCAGTGCAGGTTCAGCATGAAGACCAGGCCGGGTGTCGACGTTGCTGTAAGCATATATGAGAAAGCCATGGACGGGATATCATCCGGCTCATCAGGATTTGAACAGCCAATATATCTGAGCGAAATCCTTCCGGAGTATTCCCGCATCAAAACACATGAAGGCAGTAGTTTTGGTTTCGGGGGTGAATTGGTTTATGAAGAGGCTGTTGCTATCGGATTTGGGATGTCCAACAGTAGAGGGTTGCGTATGTCGGCGACAAAAGCCTCTGGTGTTCACGAAGATTCATTTGTCGCTGCTGAACAAGAAGTGGTCTCTTTTTCAATTCCGGACCGGAATCAGAGTATTTCTGACGGTGCGGAGCCCGCTATCCGTTCCGATTTCGCGGATGCGTTGTGCTTCTTGCCGTCGCTGAGGCCTGATGCCGACGGAAAGGTGAGCTTCGAGTTCAATGCCTCTGACAAGCTTTCGACATTTGTCGTAAGGGCTTTTGCCCATGACAAGAAAGTGCGCAGCGCCGTGGCCAGCCGTGACATGGTCGTCTCCATACCGGTCAAGGTGTCCATGCTCGAGCCTCGTTTCCTTTATGTCGGGGATATGTGCAACATCGTTGTGAATGTTTCTGCCGACAGCGAGTCCCCGGCTTCCGGAGACCTGTATCTCTATGTGTATCCGGGCAAGGACCATGAAAACCTCAAGCCGGTCGCAGTGCACAAGAAGCATCTGGACATACAGGCCGGCAAGGCCGCTTCTGCGTCTTTCCCGTTCAAGGCTTCCGAGGTCGGGGAAATCGGGCTCAAGGCCGTCTTCGACGGAGGCAGGTATTCGGACGGCATGTTCGTGTCCGTCCCTGTGACGGAACCTGTCCAGACACTTACCGAAAGCCATTCGAAGGTAATCCTTCCGGGCATGGACCAGAAAGCAGCGGAAAAAGAACTACGTTCCAGGTTTGTGAACGTCTCCGGCAAAGATGCGGAAGTCAGAGTCGTTTCTATTCTTGACATGCTTACCGAGGCGATGCCAGAAGAGTTCGACCCGAAGGGGGATGACGTTATATCGCTCACATCGGCTTATATCGTCAGGAAGCTTTCTTCCAGGATAGTATCTCCGAGGGAAGCCGGCGACGACGCTCTCCTTGAAAAGATAATGGCCTGCAGAAATGCAGACGGAGGTTTCTGCTGGTTCGCGGGGATGAAGTCCTCCGAAGCCGTCACTTCGAGGGTTCTCGAGCGATTTGCACGCCTGCGCGACAGGGGGATCTCAATACCGGACATGACCGAGTCGGTCAAATACTTGGACAAGGCTCATTTTGACGGAGACATCCCTTATTGGAGAGGCAGACTCATGGATGCATCATACATGTATGTCAGGTCCATGTATCCGGAAGTCGGGTTCTCCAGACCTGAATCAAAAGCGGAAAAGGACCGGTTCGACAGTTTCCGGAAATTTGCCAAGCATTATCTTTCCCCTGATGCCATCGGAGATTATTCCGCAAGGGGAGACATCTATCAGAAGGTCCAGCGTCTCAGTGTATTGTCCAACCTGTCGTCCTCCGATGCGGGTCTGGACCTTGCCAAAGCGTGGGGCGCGGGTCTCTTTGCTTCATACAAGGTTTCCATGTCTATGAAAGCGGAGGTCAAGTCAGTCCTCGAATATGCAGTGAAGCATGACGGCGGCGGAATATATTACCCTAATGCAGTGATGCCATTCCGCGGAATGCTTGAGGATGAGGCATATATGCACTCGATGATTTGCAACCTTCTTTCCAAGACGGCCCCGGAGTCGGAAGTCGCCGACGGAATCCGAATTTGGCTGATGCTCCAGAAAGAGACCCAGGAATGGAAGGCAAGTCCTGCGTTCGTGGAGACCCTGGTTACGGTATTGGATGGTTCGGAGTCAGTCCTTTCTACGAAAGTGATGGCCCTCTCTGCCAATTATTCGAAACCGTTCTCCGAAATCAAGTCTGCCGGAAATGGATATAAGATATCAAAGACATATCTGAAAGTTGGCGCTGACGGCAAGCCTGTGGAACTGAAGGGAGGGGAGTCTCTTGCTGCCGGTGACAAGATCATCGCGAGGTACAATATCTGGAGCGCAGAAAACAGGAGCTTTGTGAAACTTACTGCTCCGAGGGAGGCTGCATTCAGTCCTGTATCCCAGTTCTCCGGGTATTATTGGGGCGGTTACAGGGAAGTGCGCAGCGACTGTACCAACTACTATTTCGACAGTTATCCTGAAGAAAAGACGACCATCGAGGAAGAGTTCCATGTGACTCGCAGAGGCGTCTTCTCGGCACCTGTAGTGTCGATTGAATCCTTCTATGCGCCGCATTACAGGGCTAATGATAAATTTTTCGGGAAAATTGTTGCGGATTAA
- a CDS encoding dihydrofolate synthase / folylpolyglutamate synthase, protein MNFEEEYNKEIEALFKRFPSVQKAKFTEAYKPGIDRMEEFDALLGHPHRSYKTVHVAGTNGKGSVSSMLASSLMANGCKTGLYTSPHILDFRERMKVDGEMVPKEWVYDFIVKYRSEFERLDLSFFEITTSMAFKWFEEMGVDWAVIEVGLGGRFDSTNIITPELSVITSIGLDHCDILGHTLAKIAREKAGIIKKGVPAVVGEVTPETWTVFLTRAAKMDSQLTIAEHSDPSALGSMDKMLAEMDLQGEYQRKNLRTVLCSLDALGIKVTPEIMDGIVHTAARTGFHGRWEKISDQPDVICDIGHNAHALRNNFAQLSGLLESGEYATLIIIYAVMSDKDLKSIIPLMPEKATYIFTTPSTSRALPARKIMSKYRSYCRRHGMSTARLFVRDSVRDAVDYALEMASGDWNLFGKPLIYIGGSTFAVAEALPCFRKPDEA, encoded by the coding sequence ATGAATTTCGAGGAGGAGTACAACAAGGAGATTGAAGCGCTGTTCAAGAGGTTTCCGTCCGTCCAGAAAGCCAAGTTCACCGAAGCATACAAGCCCGGTATCGACCGTATGGAGGAATTCGATGCTCTCCTCGGTCACCCGCACCGCAGCTATAAGACGGTCCATGTCGCCGGTACCAACGGCAAAGGGTCCGTTTCCAGCATGCTGGCTTCGTCTCTTATGGCAAACGGCTGCAAGACAGGACTTTATACTTCTCCGCACATCCTCGATTTCCGGGAAAGGATGAAGGTGGACGGAGAGATGGTCCCGAAGGAGTGGGTGTATGATTTCATAGTGAAATACCGCAGCGAGTTCGAGAGGCTGGATCTTTCTTTCTTCGAGATTACTACGTCGATGGCGTTCAAATGGTTCGAAGAGATGGGGGTCGACTGGGCCGTCATCGAAGTCGGGCTCGGGGGCCGGTTCGACAGCACGAATATCATCACTCCGGAGCTGTCGGTGATCACCAGTATAGGACTCGACCATTGCGACATCCTCGGCCATACGCTCGCCAAGATCGCTCGGGAGAAGGCCGGAATCATAAAGAAAGGCGTTCCTGCCGTCGTCGGAGAGGTGACGCCGGAGACATGGACAGTCTTCCTGACGCGGGCTGCCAAGATGGATTCGCAGCTGACCATCGCCGAGCATTCGGACCCGTCGGCGCTCGGCAGCATGGACAAGATGCTTGCGGAGATGGACCTGCAGGGGGAGTACCAGCGAAAGAACCTCCGGACAGTACTCTGCAGCCTGGACGCTCTCGGGATCAAGGTCACGCCGGAGATCATGGACGGTATTGTCCATACGGCCGCTAGGACGGGATTCCACGGCCGCTGGGAGAAGATTTCGGACCAGCCGGACGTAATCTGCGACATCGGCCACAATGCCCATGCCCTGCGGAACAATTTCGCCCAGCTCAGCGGGCTTCTCGAATCCGGGGAATATGCCACGCTGATAATAATCTATGCGGTCATGTCTGACAAGGATCTCAAGTCCATAATTCCGCTCATGCCGGAGAAGGCCACATATATTTTCACGACTCCTTCTACGAGCCGTGCTCTTCCTGCCAGGAAGATAATGTCAAAATACCGTTCCTATTGTCGCCGGCACGGTATGTCCACAGCCCGTCTGTTCGTCCGCGACTCTGTGCGCGATGCTGTGGATTATGCCCTCGAGATGGCTTCCGGAGACTGGAATCTTTTCGGTAAGCCGTTGATTTACATAGGTGGCTCGACATTTGCAGTTGCAGAAGCATTGCCTTGTTTTCGCAAACCTGACGAGGCGTAA
- a CDS encoding PhoH-like ATPase, with amino-acid sequence MPKYANVPGKKTAGHKPKIFILDTNIILHDFKSIRQFQDNDIVIPIAVIEELDKFKKGNDALSFNARGFMREMDSMIDGHMFGKTGLPIGKGKGNIKIEPNHPFPDDMKDLFHDDIPDHRILATAIWVRDNNPGRFVALVTKDINLRMKSKAVGMEAQDYLTDRVEDSSIEGATREIQTIEDAPSDILQKIAFGQDNSARWEDLFKKEPLPNQLFKFRWKGSDEIVCARYDARKGRIVHVRKREAYGIKPRNEEQKFALDACLNPEIQLVSLTGGAGTGKTLLALASALEQAQDYDQIILTRPTVILGNQEIGFLPGDEKSKMAPFLLPLMDNLGVIKSQFRPSSKEALKIDGFLKDEKLLITPLAYIRGRSLGKAFFIIDEAQNLTPHEIKTIITRAGEGTKMVFTGDIFQIDQPYLDQWSNGLTHLGEKMAGQRLFEHVFLRKGERSELSEIASKLL; translated from the coding sequence ATGCCAAAGTACGCTAATGTTCCGGGAAAGAAAACGGCTGGCCACAAGCCGAAGATCTTTATCCTGGACACAAACATTATCCTCCATGACTTCAAGTCAATCAGGCAGTTCCAGGACAACGATATCGTGATTCCGATTGCGGTGATCGAAGAGCTGGACAAGTTCAAGAAAGGCAATGACGCACTTAGTTTCAACGCCCGAGGCTTCATGAGAGAGATGGACAGCATGATCGACGGACATATGTTCGGCAAGACCGGGCTTCCGATCGGAAAAGGCAAAGGGAACATAAAGATCGAGCCTAACCATCCGTTCCCGGATGATATGAAAGACCTCTTCCACGATGATATCCCTGACCACCGTATACTTGCTACGGCAATCTGGGTCAGAGACAACAATCCAGGCCGCTTTGTGGCACTTGTGACAAAGGACATCAACCTGAGGATGAAATCCAAGGCCGTCGGAATGGAGGCCCAGGATTACCTGACGGACCGCGTCGAGGACTCCAGCATCGAAGGAGCCACACGCGAGATCCAGACGATAGAGGACGCGCCGTCCGATATTCTCCAGAAAATCGCTTTCGGCCAGGACAATTCAGCCCGCTGGGAAGATCTTTTCAAGAAAGAACCGCTTCCGAACCAGCTTTTCAAGTTCCGCTGGAAGGGCAGCGACGAGATAGTATGCGCCCGTTACGATGCCCGAAAGGGCCGGATAGTGCATGTCCGCAAGCGCGAAGCATACGGGATCAAGCCTCGCAACGAAGAGCAGAAGTTCGCGCTGGACGCATGTCTCAATCCTGAGATCCAGCTCGTTTCACTGACAGGAGGCGCCGGCACCGGAAAGACGCTGCTGGCCCTGGCATCGGCGCTCGAGCAGGCCCAGGACTATGACCAGATCATCCTGACCCGGCCGACAGTGATCCTCGGCAACCAGGAAATCGGCTTCCTCCCGGGAGACGAGAAGAGCAAGATGGCTCCGTTCCTGCTGCCTCTGATGGACAATCTCGGGGTCATAAAATCGCAGTTCCGCCCATCCAGCAAGGAGGCCCTCAAGATCGACGGCTTTCTCAAAGACGAGAAGTTGCTGATCACTCCGCTTGCATATATCAGGGGTCGAAGTCTCGGAAAGGCGTTCTTCATAATCGACGAGGCCCAGAATCTGACGCCTCATGAGATCAAGACCATAATCACCCGTGCCGGAGAAGGCACCAAGATGGTCTTTACCGGAGATATTTTCCAGATCGACCAGCCTTATCTCGACCAGTGGTCCAACGGTCTTACTCACCTCGGGGAGAAAATGGCCGGACAGAGGCTGTTCGAGCATGTCTTCCTGCGCAAGGGAGAGAGGAGCGAATTGTCCGAAATTGCATCGAAGTTGCTATAA
- a CDS encoding pyruvate phosphate dikinase, with amino-acid sequence MFEEKKRVYRFGGKKAEGNGKMRELLGGKGANLAEMNLLGMPVPAGFTITTECCAEYYALGGGYSNDLKRDVAQAMKATEDLMGKKFGDPNDPLLVSCRSGARSSMPGMMDTILNIGLCSATIPGLIKKTNNPRFVYDAYRRLIMMYSDVVMEKAEGIEPADGQGIRQQLDRMMQELKDAKGYTSDTDITAEELADLAEKFKVRIKEVLGVEFPDDAYAQLWGSIGGVFKSWNGKRAIAYRRIEKIPDDWGTAVNVQSMVFGNMGNTSATGVAFSRNPANGDNKFYGEWLINAQGEDVVAGIRTPNPLNEATKSEKNKNLESLEKAMPAVYKELDDIRKHLENHFHDMQDIEFTIQEGKLWMLQCRIGKRTGLAALQMAMDMVKEGMIDEQTAVMRVSPSQLDEVLHPILDPASEKKAKVVAQGLPASPGGAVGTIVFTSEAAMEAQKEGRKVILIREETSPEDIEGMRASAGILTTRGGMTSHAALVARGWGKCCIVGCDSMKINFEKKSVTFASGKKEYKEGDFISLNGTKGLVYAECIETMDATENPLFTEFMSIVDKFRKIGIRTNADTPEDAAKAMKFGAEGIGLFRIEHMFYGKDSERPLAKMRKMILSDTDEERRAALADLEPYMKAAVKSTLSIMDGKPVVFRLLDPPLHEFVPKTPEKKAELAKELGITVAEVEKRGNALHEVNPMMGHRGVRLHVSFPLIAETQYKAIFEATAELQKEGKHPIPEIMIPVTISARELSFQKAICDRVRAEVEGRTMESIKYQFGTMIEIPRAALTGDRMARVAEFFSFGTNDLTQMTFGFSRDDIGTFMGDYLGHKIVDSDPFQTIDTKGVGKLVEYGINSGRSKRPELKCGVCGEHGGDPDSIKFFNSIGIDYVSCSPFRVPIARLAAAQAAIEQNR; translated from the coding sequence ATGTTTGAAGAAAAGAAAAGAGTCTACCGTTTCGGCGGAAAGAAGGCCGAAGGTAACGGTAAGATGCGCGAGCTCCTCGGAGGAAAGGGAGCTAATCTTGCCGAAATGAACCTCCTCGGTATGCCTGTGCCTGCAGGCTTTACCATCACGACGGAGTGCTGCGCTGAATATTACGCACTTGGAGGAGGTTACAGCAACGATCTCAAGAGAGACGTCGCTCAAGCTATGAAAGCTACCGAAGACCTTATGGGCAAGAAATTCGGTGATCCTAACGATCCGCTCCTCGTGAGCTGCCGTTCCGGCGCGAGAAGTTCCATGCCTGGCATGATGGACACGATCCTCAACATCGGTCTGTGCTCCGCTACCATCCCTGGTCTTATCAAGAAGACTAACAATCCTCGCTTCGTATATGACGCTTACCGCCGTCTTATCATGATGTACTCTGATGTCGTCATGGAGAAGGCAGAAGGCATCGAGCCTGCAGACGGTCAGGGTATCCGCCAGCAGCTCGACCGTATGATGCAGGAGCTCAAGGATGCCAAGGGTTACACCTCTGACACCGATATTACTGCAGAAGAGCTCGCCGACCTCGCAGAGAAGTTCAAAGTACGTATCAAGGAAGTTCTCGGAGTCGAGTTCCCTGACGATGCATACGCCCAGCTCTGGGGTTCCATCGGAGGCGTATTCAAATCATGGAACGGAAAACGCGCTATCGCATACCGCCGCATCGAGAAGATTCCTGATGACTGGGGTACTGCAGTCAACGTGCAGTCAATGGTATTCGGTAACATGGGTAACACCTCCGCTACCGGCGTGGCTTTCTCACGTAACCCTGCCAATGGTGACAACAAGTTCTATGGCGAGTGGCTTATCAATGCCCAGGGAGAGGATGTCGTAGCAGGTATCCGTACTCCTAACCCTCTCAACGAGGCTACCAAGAGCGAGAAGAACAAGAATCTCGAGTCTCTCGAAAAGGCTATGCCTGCAGTTTACAAAGAGCTCGACGATATCCGCAAGCACCTCGAGAATCACTTCCACGATATGCAGGACATCGAGTTCACTATCCAGGAAGGCAAGCTCTGGATGCTCCAGTGCCGTATCGGTAAGAGAACCGGTCTCGCAGCTCTCCAGATGGCCATGGACATGGTCAAGGAAGGCATGATCGACGAGCAGACAGCAGTGATGAGAGTTTCTCCATCCCAGCTCGACGAGGTTCTTCACCCGATCCTCGACCCTGCTTCAGAGAAGAAGGCAAAAGTCGTCGCACAGGGTCTCCCTGCTTCTCCGGGCGGTGCCGTAGGTACTATCGTATTCACTTCAGAGGCCGCTATGGAGGCCCAGAAGGAAGGCCGCAAGGTTATCCTTATCCGTGAGGAGACTTCTCCTGAGGATATCGAGGGCATGCGCGCTTCAGCAGGTATCCTTACCACACGTGGAGGTATGACTTCCCACGCAGCTCTCGTCGCCCGCGGCTGGGGCAAGTGCTGCATCGTAGGTTGCGACTCCATGAAGATCAACTTCGAGAAAAAGTCCGTTACTTTCGCTAGCGGCAAGAAAGAATATAAGGAAGGCGATTTCATCAGCCTCAACGGTACCAAGGGCCTTGTCTATGCAGAGTGCATCGAGACAATGGACGCTACCGAGAATCCTCTCTTCACCGAGTTCATGTCTATCGTGGACAAGTTCCGCAAGATCGGCATCAGGACCAACGCTGATACTCCGGAGGATGCTGCAAAGGCCATGAAGTTCGGCGCCGAGGGTATCGGTCTTTTCCGTATCGAGCACATGTTCTACGGCAAGGATTCAGAGCGTCCTCTCGCCAAGATGCGTAAGATGATCCTCAGCGACACCGACGAAGAGAGAAGGGCAGCTCTCGCTGACCTCGAGCCTTACATGAAGGCCGCTGTCAAGAGCACCCTCAGCATCATGGACGGCAAGCCGGTAGTATTCCGTCTGCTTGACCCGCCTCTCCACGAGTTTGTTCCTAAGACTCCTGAGAAGAAGGCTGAACTCGCCAAGGAGCTCGGTATAACTGTAGCAGAAGTCGAGAAGAGAGGTAACGCTCTCCACGAGGTCAACCCTATGATGGGTCACCGCGGAGTACGTCTCCACGTATCCTTCCCTCTTATTGCCGAGACCCAGTACAAGGCTATCTTCGAGGCTACTGCCGAACTCCAGAAAGAGGGCAAGCACCCTATTCCTGAGATCATGATCCCTGTAACTATCTCAGCCCGCGAGCTCAGCTTCCAGAAAGCTATCTGCGACCGCGTACGCGCTGAGGTCGAGGGCCGCACAATGGAGAGCATCAAGTACCAGTTCGGTACCATGATCGAGATCCCTCGTGCCGCTCTTACCGGTGACAGGATGGCCCGCGTTGCCGAGTTCTTCTCATTCGGTACCAACGACCTTACCCAGATGACCTTCGGCTTCTCTCGTGACGATATCGGTACTTTCATGGGCGACTACCTCGGTCACAAGATCGTGGATTCAGATCCGTTCCAGACTATCGATACCAAGGGTGTAGGCAAGCTTGTCGAGTACGGTATCAACTCCGGACGTTCTAAGAGACCTGAGCTCAAGTGCGGAGTCTGCGGAGAGCACGGTGGAGATCCTGATTCAATCAAGTTCTTCAACAGCATCGGCATCGACTACGTCAGCTGCTCGCCTTTCCGCGTTCCTATCGCCCGTCTCGCTGCCGCCCAGGCCGCTATCGAGCAGAACAGATAA